One Lucilia cuprina isolate Lc7/37 chromosome 4, ASM2204524v1, whole genome shotgun sequence DNA segment encodes these proteins:
- the LOC111682716 gene encoding uncharacterized protein LOC111682716 isoform X1, with the protein MSNNNFRFVTSILNFVKTVIIQWKKMSENCLDNMNMDSSDFDNTNLNHTTYDNNTNLLSNRTSTNYEEQQKRKRSLVWNFFEKVGLKRVRCRICNHEQNYQGTTGNILRHLKARHDLDVTLKGQQDPRNMQRINEFSNMSLPLASEMNIDRKPTVLPKIRKKSISSDSSDTLDPYNDHENNTKQENFENDNMFYESMPELQEDCLEEPLNVKLGDRKTAKRIKLEEDRIVAETEYFREKAAYFRMQKHFTALQAKKVKLEIEQINLNNKNLS; encoded by the exons CAACAATAATTTCCGTTTTGTAAcctcaattttaaattttgtgaaaaccGTTATTATCCAGTGGAAAAAAATGAGTGAAAATTGCTTGGACAATATGAATATGGATAGCTCAGATTTCGACAATACAAATCTGAACCACACAACCTACGACAACAATACAAATTTACTCAGCAACAGAACTTCTACAAATTACGAGGAGCAGCAGAAGAGGAAACGTAGTTTGGTGTGGAATTTCTTTGAGAAAGTGGGACTCAAAAGGGTGCGTTGTCGTATTTGCAATCATGAACAGAACTATCAGGGAACAACTGGTAATATATTGAGACATTTGAAAGCTCGACATGATTTGGATGTAACTTTAAAAGGACAACAGGATCCGCGTAATATGCAACGCATTAATGAATTCAGTAACATGTCTTTGCCCTTAGCAAGTGAAATGAATATTGATCGAAAACCTACGGTATTGCCAAAAATACGCAAGAAATCAATTAGTAGTGATTCATCCGATACACTAGATCCTTACAATGACCATGAAAATAACACTAAACAAGAG aatttcgAAAATGATAATATGTTTTACGAAAGCATGCCCGAACTGCAGGAAGACTGCTTAGAAGAACCCTTAAATGTTAAGCTAGGTGATCGTAAAACTGCTAAACGAATTAAATTGGAAGAGGATCGTATTGTAGCGGAAACGGAATATTTTCGAGAAAAAGCTGCCTATTTTCGCATGCAGAAACATTTTACAGCTCTACAGGCTAAAAAGGTTAAATTAGAAATAGAGcagattaatttaaataataaaaatctatctTAA
- the LOC111682716 gene encoding uncharacterized protein LOC111682716 isoform X2 produces the protein MSENCLDNMNMDSSDFDNTNLNHTTYDNNTNLLSNRTSTNYEEQQKRKRSLVWNFFEKVGLKRVRCRICNHEQNYQGTTGNILRHLKARHDLDVTLKGQQDPRNMQRINEFSNMSLPLASEMNIDRKPTVLPKIRKKSISSDSSDTLDPYNDHENNTKQENFENDNMFYESMPELQEDCLEEPLNVKLGDRKTAKRIKLEEDRIVAETEYFREKAAYFRMQKHFTALQAKKVKLEIEQINLNNKNLS, from the exons ATGAGTGAAAATTGCTTGGACAATATGAATATGGATAGCTCAGATTTCGACAATACAAATCTGAACCACACAACCTACGACAACAATACAAATTTACTCAGCAACAGAACTTCTACAAATTACGAGGAGCAGCAGAAGAGGAAACGTAGTTTGGTGTGGAATTTCTTTGAGAAAGTGGGACTCAAAAGGGTGCGTTGTCGTATTTGCAATCATGAACAGAACTATCAGGGAACAACTGGTAATATATTGAGACATTTGAAAGCTCGACATGATTTGGATGTAACTTTAAAAGGACAACAGGATCCGCGTAATATGCAACGCATTAATGAATTCAGTAACATGTCTTTGCCCTTAGCAAGTGAAATGAATATTGATCGAAAACCTACGGTATTGCCAAAAATACGCAAGAAATCAATTAGTAGTGATTCATCCGATACACTAGATCCTTACAATGACCATGAAAATAACACTAAACAAGAG aatttcgAAAATGATAATATGTTTTACGAAAGCATGCCCGAACTGCAGGAAGACTGCTTAGAAGAACCCTTAAATGTTAAGCTAGGTGATCGTAAAACTGCTAAACGAATTAAATTGGAAGAGGATCGTATTGTAGCGGAAACGGAATATTTTCGAGAAAAAGCTGCCTATTTTCGCATGCAGAAACATTTTACAGCTCTACAGGCTAAAAAGGTTAAATTAGAAATAGAGcagattaatttaaataataaaaatctatctTAA
- the LOC111682715 gene encoding uncharacterized protein LOC111682715: protein MSDNDESNKDVPLRKRASLVWQYFEKLSSVRVKCRICQHEQRYMGNTANALRHLKAKHDIDARAVGLADPENVKRMKALSTAGIPFEQRIAAINIKSENRFDEEDDEQHTEESRHKEGEDETQYVGNSKYSRNRQRISVYDNEGDIDPYGNNEEPFIDFNDNNNHYTSKDELDEPLDNKRNSQNNSNRKRSSLEDERIIAETEYFREKAAYFRLQKHLTALQAKKIKFELEQLYAK from the exons ATGAGCGATAATGATGAGTCGAATAAAGATGTGCCCCTACGTAAGCGAGCCAGTCTGGTTTGGCAATATTTTGAGAAGTTGAGCAGTGTCCGTGTCAAGTGTCGTATTTGCCAGCATGAGCAGAGATATATGGGTAATACGGCCAATGCTTTGAGACATTTAAAAGCTAAACATGATATAGATGCCAGAGCGGTGGGTTTAGCTGATCCAGAAAATGTTAAACGCATGAAAGCTTTATCCACTGCTGGCATTCCATTTGAGCAGAGAATTGCggctataaatattaaaagtgaAAATCGTTTTGATGAAGAAGATGACGAACAACATACTGAAGAAAGCCGTCACAAAGAGGGAGAAGACGAAACTCAGTATGTAGGCAATTCAAAATATAGTCGTAATCGTCAAAGAATATCGGTATATGATAATGAAGGTGACATAGATCCCTATGGCAATAATGAagag cCTTTCATAGATTTTAATGACAACAACAATCATTACACTAGCAAAGACGAATTAGATGAACCATTAGATAATAAGCGTAATTCGCAAAACAACTCAAACCGTAAACGCTCTTCTCTGGAAGATGAACGAATAATTGCTGAAACGGAATATTTTCGAGAAAAAGCGGCCTATTTTCGCCTTCAAAAACATTTAACGGCTTTACAAGCCAAAAAGATTAAATTTGAACTGGAGCAATTGTATGCTAAATAA